One genomic region from Mycoplasmopsis columbina encodes:
- a CDS encoding endonuclease/exonuclease/phosphatase family protein, whose product MNKNQKIKWLLTASTLTLPLISVACTKNTDNQSQPINKTNDEELLLQELNSEVENSQLEFNETATQEEKNNFVKTPNDFRSLIKKRRKFKNTKFKLLIKSIFLENDQVIVEFSIQDKETQKESKILKKVFSSNDFFEKFNNKNLSIQSIEKEKKEEEPDNKKNNETTSLLEEEKKDTHSEPPKNNPEDPKNTDSQPSDPANPSNKEKEEPKNTNSPSESINGSSEEKEDENSDKKDGTTENTNEEKNLEQIRLGLWNTYKFSLTEKNYEKVKNIKIKALSKIINYLNIDVQGIVELFNPEALIELVKELNTLNTEANWKYVISDYDKGGKNVLLESNSKQHELSGFIYKASKLDAIAFDNNLIGTSYDNSNYKPHFNSDSNLGFVRPPFGVKFKTKGSEKNDFTFVIGHFDSPGVSKENQEVSHKKQGTQELDEAWNLNAAMNWYDHIDGNNNELIFMGDTNIKKNNEALAFEPLLVQNNYKSLLKEDNPTSIGRNFNYSEPYDKIFYKGDLEVTNSDKYDLLAFPESGLWENISSFQEWKNFLQKNDYDYKTETSYISSVISDHAPIYTDLLLNKADLT is encoded by the coding sequence ATGAATAAAAACCAGAAAATAAAATGATTGTTAACTGCCTCAACTCTAACCTTACCTTTAATTTCTGTAGCTTGTACTAAAAACACAGATAATCAATCACAACCAATAAATAAAACTAATGATGAAGAATTGTTATTACAAGAATTAAATAGTGAAGTTGAAAATAGTCAATTAGAATTTAACGAAACAGCTACACAAGAAGAAAAGAATAATTTTGTTAAAACACCAAATGACTTTCGCTCATTAATTAAAAAGAGAAGAAAATTTAAAAATACTAAATTTAAACTTCTAATTAAATCAATATTTTTAGAGAATGATCAAGTTATAGTTGAATTTTCAATTCAGGATAAAGAAACACAAAAAGAAAGCAAAATTTTGAAAAAAGTTTTTTCAAGCAATGACTTTTTTGAAAAATTTAATAATAAAAATCTTTCAATTCAATCTATAGAAAAAGAAAAAAAAGAAGAAGAACCTGACAATAAAAAAAATAATGAAACAACTTCTCTATTAGAAGAAGAAAAAAAAGATACTCATTCAGAACCTCCAAAAAATAATCCCGAAGATCCAAAAAATACTGATTCACAACCTTCTGATCCTGCAAATCCATCAAATAAAGAAAAAGAAGAACCAAAAAATACCAATTCTCCTTCTGAGTCTATAAATGGCTCAAGTGAGGAAAAAGAAGATGAAAATTCTGATAAAAAAGATGGAACAACCGAAAATACAAATGAAGAAAAAAATTTAGAACAAATTAGATTAGGTTTATGAAACACTTATAAATTTTCTTTAACCGAAAAAAACTATGAAAAAGTCAAAAACATCAAAATCAAAGCGTTAAGTAAAATTATTAATTATTTAAATATCGATGTTCAAGGAATAGTAGAATTATTTAATCCAGAAGCTTTAATTGAATTGGTTAAAGAGCTAAATACATTGAATACTGAAGCAAATTGAAAATATGTTATTAGCGATTATGATAAAGGTGGTAAAAATGTTCTATTAGAGTCAAATAGTAAGCAACATGAATTATCAGGATTTATCTATAAAGCAAGTAAATTAGACGCAATTGCTTTTGATAATAACTTAATAGGGACTTCATATGATAATTCGAATTATAAACCACATTTTAATTCAGATTCAAATCTAGGTTTTGTTAGACCTCCTTTTGGAGTTAAATTTAAAACTAAAGGAAGCGAAAAAAATGATTTCACCTTTGTTATAGGTCATTTTGACTCACCAGGAGTTAGCAAAGAAAATCAAGAAGTTTCTCATAAAAAACAAGGAACACAAGAATTAGATGAAGCATGGAATTTAAATGCGGCCATGAATTGATATGACCATATTGATGGAAATAACAATGAATTGATTTTCATGGGTGATACAAACATTAAAAAAAATAATGAAGCTTTAGCTTTTGAACCACTTTTAGTTCAAAATAATTACAAGTCACTATTGAAGGAAGATAATCCAACTTCAATTGGAAGAAATTTTAATTATAGTGAACCTTATGACAAAATCTTCTATAAAGGTGATTTAGAAGTTACTAATAGTGATAAATATGATCTTCTAGCTTTTCCAGAATCAGGACTTTGAGAAAATATTTCTTCATTTCAAGAATGAAAAAATTTCCTTCAAAAAAATGATTATGATTACAAAACTGAGACAAGTTATATTTCTAGCGTTATAAGTGATCATGCTCCAATTTATACAGACTTGCTATTAAACAAAGCAGATTTAACATAA
- a CDS encoding cation-translocating P-type ATPase, producing the protein MTNLETGLNDLEVKEQLEKFGSNTLVKTKKINPFVAFIKQFIDPMVILLIIAALISLGLAIYEHVSGHNERSEIIVSYVEPGIIFLVIFLNSMLGAYQEVKSDQAVRALAKMNETFATVKRNGKIQLIPAAELVVGDVLILNAGDVISADARLVEAYNLKVVEASLTGESLAIDKIANWEKTKDATLANNSHLIFSGTHVTNGKAIAIVEAVGEKTEIGKINSMIQEQDKSLTPLQIKLNKLSKIFGFAGVILLFVSFIIQIVLSNVVSGIWNEADVYTSALVTAISLAVAAIPEGLITFTTVLLSIGVAKMSKQKGLVKNLLAVETLGSVSIICSDKTGTLTENKMTVVDGFVNGKTFSHTTVSNDSDYASLARYLTLCNDASIHFNQTTNTFEEVGDPTETGLLRFAYGYGIKKEELLKTTPHLSALPFDSDRKMMSVLIKENGQNLMITKGAPDVILNRCLNVKRDEIELINSQFANNSYRVLAVAKKVVNKEVLDFNDENDLEFVGLIAMIDPPRANVAQSIAQAQRAGVKTVMITGDHLHTAKAIATNLGIYQNDDLAITGEDLAAMSDEELNAKVTHISVYARVNPSDKLRIVKAWQAHEKVVAMTGDGVNDAPALKASDIGCAMGITGTDVSKQAADLILVDDNFNTIVNSIKNGRKIYDKIKIVILNLLVSSLTEVLVMLIGMIAFFLAFRNHIGSEGFYIFSASQLLWINLLTHGLPAIALGLIENDTDVMSRKPYAKGESIFARGMGWNLLAQSLILSLLTLIAYSLGGLYAAKNGLSGLDFLQTASTAAFLTLGIGASLNGINLMSHKTIFNLKNSFKYWIVILAVTVSVTLILIVVLIPDLSNVFRMVGNVYIQAPMVLAIGIPLGLGLTLYNEGFKLFTFLKNKYKKA; encoded by the coding sequence ATGACAAATCTAGAAACTGGTTTAAACGACTTAGAAGTAAAAGAGCAGTTAGAAAAATTTGGCTCAAATACTTTAGTTAAAACTAAAAAAATTAATCCATTTGTTGCTTTTATTAAGCAGTTTATAGATCCAATGGTTATTTTATTAATTATTGCTGCTTTAATTAGTTTAGGTTTAGCTATTTATGAACATGTTAGTGGACATAATGAGAGAAGTGAAATTATCGTTTCTTATGTTGAACCTGGAATTATTTTTCTAGTAATTTTCTTAAACAGTATGCTTGGCGCTTATCAAGAAGTTAAAAGTGATCAAGCGGTGAGAGCTTTAGCTAAAATGAATGAAACTTTTGCCACTGTTAAAAGAAATGGCAAAATTCAATTAATTCCCGCAGCAGAATTAGTGGTTGGTGATGTTTTAATTTTAAATGCTGGAGATGTAATAAGTGCTGATGCAAGATTAGTTGAAGCTTATAACTTAAAAGTAGTTGAAGCTTCTCTAACGGGTGAATCATTAGCCATTGATAAAATTGCTAATTGGGAAAAAACCAAAGATGCAACTCTAGCTAATAACTCACACTTAATTTTTTCAGGCACACACGTAACAAATGGTAAAGCAATTGCCATTGTTGAAGCCGTGGGTGAAAAAACCGAAATTGGCAAAATTAATTCAATGATTCAAGAGCAAGATAAGAGTTTAACTCCACTGCAAATTAAATTAAATAAATTGAGCAAAATTTTTGGTTTTGCCGGAGTAATTCTACTTTTCGTAAGTTTTATTATTCAAATTGTTTTAAGCAATGTTGTTTCAGGTATTTGAAATGAGGCTGATGTTTATACAAGCGCACTTGTTACAGCTATTTCCTTAGCTGTTGCGGCTATTCCAGAAGGTTTAATTACCTTTACAACTGTACTTTTAAGTATTGGTGTAGCCAAAATGTCAAAACAAAAAGGATTGGTGAAAAATCTTCTAGCTGTTGAAACTTTAGGTTCAGTTTCAATTATTTGTAGTGATAAAACTGGAACTTTAACTGAAAATAAAATGACTGTGGTTGATGGTTTTGTCAATGGCAAAACCTTTAGTCATACAACTGTTTCTAATGATAGTGATTATGCTTCTTTAGCAAGATATTTAACTTTATGTAATGATGCTTCAATTCATTTTAATCAAACCACAAACACATTTGAAGAAGTTGGTGATCCAACTGAAACAGGTTTATTAAGATTTGCTTATGGTTATGGCATCAAAAAAGAAGAATTATTAAAAACTACTCCACACTTAAGCGCCTTACCTTTTGATAGTGATCGGAAAATGATGTCAGTTTTAATTAAAGAAAATGGGCAAAATTTAATGATTACTAAAGGTGCGCCAGATGTTATTTTAAATAGATGTCTAAATGTTAAACGTGATGAAATTGAGCTAATTAATAGTCAATTTGCAAATAATAGTTATCGTGTTTTAGCTGTTGCTAAAAAGGTAGTTAATAAAGAAGTTTTAGACTTTAATGACGAAAATGATTTAGAATTTGTTGGTTTAATTGCAATGATTGATCCACCAAGAGCTAATGTTGCACAAAGTATTGCGCAGGCACAAAGAGCAGGCGTAAAAACTGTGATGATTACTGGAGATCACTTGCACACAGCAAAAGCTATTGCCACAAATTTAGGAATCTACCAAAATGATGATTTAGCAATTACTGGTGAAGACTTAGCGGCCATGAGTGATGAAGAATTAAATGCTAAAGTTACACATATTTCTGTTTATGCTAGAGTTAATCCAAGTGACAAATTAAGAATTGTTAAAGCTTGACAAGCACATGAAAAAGTTGTTGCTATGACAGGGGATGGTGTTAATGATGCGCCTGCTTTAAAAGCTAGTGATATTGGTTGTGCCATGGGAATAACTGGAACAGATGTTTCTAAACAAGCAGCTGATTTAATTTTAGTTGATGATAACTTTAATACAATTGTTAACTCAATTAAAAATGGGCGTAAAATCTATGACAAAATTAAAATTGTGATTTTAAACTTACTTGTTTCTTCTTTAACTGAAGTCTTAGTGATGTTAATTGGAATGATTGCCTTTTTCCTTGCCTTTAGAAATCACATTGGCAGCGAAGGTTTTTACATCTTTAGTGCTTCACAATTACTATGAATTAATCTTTTAACACATGGCTTGCCAGCTATTGCTTTAGGATTAATTGAAAACGATACTGATGTAATGAGCAGAAAACCTTATGCCAAAGGCGAAAGTATTTTTGCAAGAGGAATGGGTTGAAATTTACTTGCTCAATCCCTAATTCTTTCACTCCTTACTTTAATTGCTTATAGTTTAGGCGGTTTATACGCTGCTAAAAATGGTTTAAGTGGTTTAGATTTCTTACAAACTGCTTCAACTGCTGCCTTTTTAACTTTAGGAATTGGCGCTTCATTGAATGGAATTAATTTAATGAGTCATAAAACTATTTTCAATCTTAAAAATAGTTTTAAATACTGAATTGTAATTTTAGCTGTTACTGTTTCAGTAACTTTAATCTTAATTGTAGTTTTAATTCCAGATCTTTCAAATGTCTTTAGAATGGTGGGTAATGTTTATATACAAGCACCAATGGTTCTGGCAATTGGAATTCCTTTAGGTTTAGGTTTAACACTTTATAATGAAGGATTTAAATTATTTACTTTTCTTAAAAATAAGTATAAAAAAGCTTAA
- a CDS encoding LemA family protein, whose amino-acid sequence MANMLNPNNNVGDSGAQGFNPVASNATRQADISTAQKVMFIVFSVITLGIFWLYHFVFVTVNRFNQLQNDVNNAASTVDTQLAKRFDMISSLVEAAKSQLKQEREVLEQVTRLRATVGQLNSGALTAAQAGEARAQVEQGMNSVLSRLLVVQENYPELKSDRIVADLMQQTVYMESEIAAARRLYNTYVNEFNTAISTFPRNYVAAKKGYTSMPLFQAASQQRDRVNLTLN is encoded by the coding sequence ATGGCAAATATGCTTAATCCAAACAATAACGTTGGAGATTCAGGTGCTCAAGGTTTTAACCCTGTTGCAAGTAACGCTACTCGTCAAGCTGATATTTCAACAGCGCAAAAAGTAATGTTTATTGTTTTTTCAGTAATTACATTAGGAATTTTTTGACTTTACCACTTTGTTTTTGTAACAGTTAATAGATTTAATCAATTACAAAATGACGTTAACAATGCTGCCTCAACAGTTGATACACAATTAGCAAAACGTTTTGACATGATTTCATCATTAGTTGAAGCTGCTAAATCTCAATTAAAACAAGAAAGAGAAGTTTTAGAACAAGTAACAAGATTACGTGCTACTGTTGGTCAATTAAATAGTGGTGCCTTAACAGCTGCGCAAGCTGGTGAAGCACGTGCTCAAGTTGAACAAGGAATGAATAGTGTTTTAAGTAGATTATTGGTAGTGCAAGAAAACTACCCTGAGTTAAAATCAGATAGAATTGTTGCTGATTTAATGCAACAAACAGTTTACATGGAAAGCGAAATTGCTGCTGCAAGAAGACTTTACAACACTTATGTAAATGAATTTAACACTGCAATTTCAACTTTCCCAAGAAACTATGTAGCTGCTAAAAAAGGTTATACTTCAATGCCTTTATTTCAAGCTGCTTCACAACAAAGAGACAGAGTAAACTTAACTTTAAACTAA
- a CDS encoding MAGa4850 family ICE element protein: MLLFVYQLQIGAQLKSLAYERINTEVKSNQDLNWEHFNSLYFAKKYRVFNSTLLAEIRKVKLKISEATFEHIKNKPLVVYLFAILRALKADKEAVSKKIILETGIKKSSFYDALATLKKLNFVIELDNGNALKLTSKHLLRPKNFNADVAGILGEDVLNSVNQVYQEKVKKFFYLKSTFYWNMFFLYGLEFVKNAVTLALKTKKSKVKDLTNKTISVSNKYLKLTRFKAYDYTKKLAKILNSAFSKLFTIQREVKKVKGEVKYTTYRYLMKNFNNLYNQYY, from the coding sequence GTGTTGCTATTTGTATATCAATTACAAATAGGAGCACAATTGAAAAGTTTAGCTTATGAAAGAATAAATACTGAAGTTAAATCTAATCAAGATTTAAACTGAGAACATTTTAATAGTCTATATTTTGCTAAGAAATATAGAGTTTTTAATAGTACTCTTTTAGCAGAAATAAGAAAAGTTAAACTTAAAATTAGTGAAGCTACTTTTGAACATATTAAAAATAAACCTTTAGTTGTTTATTTATTTGCTATTTTAAGAGCTTTAAAAGCTGATAAAGAAGCAGTAAGTAAGAAAATCATTTTAGAAACAGGCATAAAAAAATCATCTTTTTATGATGCTTTAGCTACACTTAAAAAACTGAATTTTGTAATTGAATTAGATAATGGAAATGCACTTAAATTAACTAGTAAACACTTATTAAGACCAAAAAATTTCAATGCTGATGTGGCAGGAATTTTAGGTGAAGATGTATTAAATTCAGTTAATCAAGTTTATCAAGAAAAAGTTAAAAAATTCTTTTATCTTAAAAGCACTTTCTATTGAAATATGTTCTTTTTATATGGATTAGAATTTGTTAAAAATGCTGTTACTTTAGCTCTTAAAACTAAAAAAAGCAAAGTAAAAGATTTGACTAATAAAACTATTTCAGTATCAAATAAGTATTTAAAATTAACTCGTTTTAAAGCTTATGACTATACTAAAAAATTAGCAAAAATTCTAAATTCAGCTTTCAGTAAACTTTTTACTATTCAAAGAGAAGTTAAGAAAGTTAAAGGTGAAGTTAAATATACAACATACAGATATTTAATGAAAAACTTTAATAATCTCTACAATCAATACTATTAA